In Arachis hypogaea cultivar Tifrunner chromosome 17, arahy.Tifrunner.gnm2.J5K5, whole genome shotgun sequence, a single window of DNA contains:
- the LOC112765054 gene encoding protein trichome berefringence-like 7 produces MDIWDSWWVLQFMQMLGLLSFWISLPKLRTLFSKAFGFGNKFMKGSSSNVWIFVSISLLLFLSWVYSFVFPSDLSVIQHYDEIIPNTQSLNQSVEVPNVSHSMNQSFDFEMLKSKVVPMGKCNVFEGSWIHDNSYPLYDASQCPFAERGFNCIANGRRDRGYTKWRWKPKNCDVPRFNARGLLEQLRGKRVVFVGDSLSRTQWESLICLLMTGVEDKKSVYEIKGNRITKQIRFLGVRFSTFDLRIDFYRSVFLVRPGSVPKHSPQRIKTTLRLDKIDDISHEWIDSDVLIFNSGHWWTRTKLFDMGWYFQVGSSVKLGMTINSAYNTALNTWASWVENSVNMNRTRVFFRTFESSHWSGKNHNACKVSRNPWKRSNGKERSPISDMINRVVKNMSVPVTVLHVTPMSSYRSDGHVGTWSDNPSVPDCSHWCLPGVPDMWNEILFSYLLPKPL; encoded by the exons ATGGATATATGGGACAGTTGGTGGGTTTTGCAGTTCATGCAGATGCTGGGTTTGCTGAGTTTCTGGATTTCATTACCAAAGTTGAGAACTTTATTCTCAAAAGCTTTTGGCTTTGGCAACAAATTCATGAAGGGTAGCAGCAGCAATGTCTGGATCTTTGTTTCCATAtcgcttctcttgttcctttctTGGGTATACTCATTCGTGTTTCCCAGTGATCTTTCTGTGATTCAGCATTATGATGAGATAATCCCCAACACTCAGTCACTGAATCAAAGTGTTGAGGTTCCCAATGTTTCTCATTCAATGAACcaaagttttgattttgagaTGCTGAAATCCAAAGTTGTTCCAATGGGGAAGTGTAATGTGTTTGAAGGAAGTTGGATCCATGATAATAGCTACCCTCTATATGATGCTTCTCAATGTCCATTTGCTGAAAGGGGTTTCAATTGCATAGCTAATGGGCGTAGGGATAGAGGTTATACAAAGTGGAGGTGGAAGCCTAAGAATTGTGATGTTCCGAGGTTCAATGCCCGGGGATTACTCGAACAGCTTCGAGGGAAAAGGGTAGTTTTTGTTGGTGATTCATTGAGTAGGACTCAATGGGAGtctttgatatgtttgttaatgaCAGGAGTTGAGGATAAGAAGAGTGTGTATGAAATCAAGGGCAATAGGATCACCAAACAGATTAGGTTTCTTGGTGTGAGGTTTAGTACTTTCGATTTGAGGATCGATTTTTATCGATCAGTGTTCCTTGTGAGGCCTGGTTCTGTGCCTAAGCATTCACCCCAAAGGATTAAGACAACATTGAGATTGGACAAGATTGATGATATTAGCCATGAGTGGATTGATTCAGATGTTCTAATATTCAATTCAGGTCATTGGTGGACAAGGACTAAGCTTTTTGACAT GGGTTGGTACTTTCAGGTTGGTAGCTCAGTGAAGCTTGGAATGACAATCAATTCTGCTTATAACACAGCCCTTAACACCTGGgcatcttgggtggagaattcaGTCAACATGAATAGAACAAGAGTGTTCTTCCGTACCTTTGAATCATCTCATTGGAG TGGAAAGAACCACAATGCATGCAAAGTGAGTAGGAATCCATGGAAGAGAAGCAATGGGAAGGAGCGAAGCCCTATATCAGATATGATCAATAGGGTTGTGAAGAACATGAGTGTACCAGTAACAGTTTTGCATGTAACACCAATGAGTTCTTATAGGAGTGATGGTCATGTGGGAACTTGGAGTGACAATCCATCTGTTCCTGATTGCAGCCATTGGTGTCTCCCTGGTGTTCCTGATATGTGGAACGAAATTCTCTTCTCTTATTTGCTTCCAAAACCTCTCTAG
- the LOC112763826 gene encoding uncharacterized protein, with protein sequence MGATPFHRSILEVRLPKHFDKTTDMRYDGTQDPQEHLTAFEARMNLEGVGDEVRCHAFLVTLAGPAIQWFNSLPQGSVAKFSDISRAFLAQFTTRIAKAKHPINLLGVTQRSGEPTKKYLDRFNDECLEIDGLTDSVASLCLTNGLLNEDFRKHLTMKPVWTMQEVQSVAREYINDEEVSQVMAANKRQPSYNQPRQHGGGDRQKEHARDGGPGKTPRPFPRVGKFTNYTPLTVPIIEVYQ encoded by the coding sequence ATGGGCGCAACCCCGTTTCATCGTTCCATCCTTGAGGTCCGACTGCCAAAGCACTTTGACAAGacgacggacatgaggtacgacggaACCCAAGACCCGCAGGAGCACcttacggccttcgaggccaggatgaacttgGAAGGAGTGGGAGACGAGGTAAGGTGCCACGCTTTCCTGGTCACCCTGGCGGGACCTGCAATACAGTGGTTTAACAGCCTCCCGCAGGGCTCGGTGGCCAAATTTTCGGACATCAGCCGCGCTTTCCTAGCCCAATTCACGACCAGAATTGCAAAAGCAAAACACCCGATCAACTTGCTCGGAGTGACTCAGCGTTCTGGCGAGCCGACCAAAAAGTATCTAGACCGATTCAATGACGAATGCTTGGAGATCGACGGGCTAACCGATTCGGTAGCTAGTCTGTGTCTGACAAACGGACTTCTAAATGAGGACTTCAGAAAGCATCTCACCATGAAGCCGGTGTGGACGATGCAGGAGGTCCAAAGCGTAGCCAGGGAATATATCAACGATGAAGAAGTTAGTCAAGTCATGGCTGCCAACAAGCGGCAACCCTCCTACAATCAACCTAGGCAACACGGAGGCGGAGATAGACAAAAGGAGCACGCCAGAGACGGTGGTCCGGGAAAGACGCCCAGGCCGTTCCCTCGAGTTGGGAAGTTCACCAATTACACCCCCCTTACCGTCCCCATCATAGAAGTTTATCAGTAG